The proteins below come from a single Dermatophilaceae bacterium Soc4.6 genomic window:
- a CDS encoding ScyD/ScyE family protein encodes MTTNIAYGMSFPTRSTSRTRTLSASAALSLVVAGSLMAARPAHAAPPTDADGARVTVVARNLDNPRGLAFGSHDDLYIAESGHGGSLCLGNGPEGPQCAGLTSGVSKLADGRLTKVLDGLISVASPDGTAAGGLSAVSTQGNRLYGQMAANGAGVPPNAPPGPVVRAAKAELGRTITIDRHGSWSALAPTGNRDYAWTNRHQDLQPDQFPDANPNALMTIGRTHYVADAGANLIAKVDDQGRVSTLTYLPVPAGAVTDAVPTCIAKAPDGSFYVGELLGGDYAPGHARVWRIANGVASVKWSGFTGIQGCGFDDSGNFYATEFQANGMFGPDPSGALIKVAPNGTRTTLGAGQLSFPSGFAYDDGAVYVSNWSIMPASNGGGPTGEVVRISVDD; translated from the coding sequence ATGACCACCAACATCGCGTATGGCATGTCGTTCCCGACCCGCTCCACGTCGCGCACCCGCACCCTCAGCGCCTCCGCTGCCCTCAGCCTCGTCGTGGCGGGCAGCCTCATGGCTGCCCGCCCGGCCCACGCCGCCCCACCAACCGATGCAGACGGCGCGCGCGTGACCGTCGTCGCCCGCAACCTCGACAATCCTCGCGGCCTGGCCTTCGGCTCCCACGACGACCTCTACATTGCCGAATCAGGTCACGGCGGAAGTCTGTGCCTGGGCAACGGACCGGAGGGGCCCCAGTGCGCGGGGCTGACGAGCGGGGTGAGCAAGCTGGCAGACGGGCGGCTCACCAAGGTCCTCGACGGCCTGATCTCGGTGGCATCGCCGGACGGGACCGCCGCTGGAGGCCTCTCGGCGGTGTCCACCCAGGGCAACCGCCTCTACGGGCAGATGGCGGCCAACGGCGCCGGCGTCCCACCGAACGCACCCCCGGGACCCGTCGTCCGCGCCGCCAAGGCCGAGCTGGGTCGGACGATCACCATCGATCGGCACGGCTCGTGGAGCGCGCTGGCGCCCACCGGCAACCGGGACTACGCCTGGACCAACCGCCACCAGGACCTGCAGCCCGACCAGTTCCCCGACGCGAACCCCAACGCCCTGATGACCATCGGCCGTACGCACTACGTGGCCGACGCCGGCGCCAACCTCATCGCGAAGGTCGACGACCAGGGACGGGTCTCGACGTTGACATACCTCCCGGTTCCCGCCGGGGCGGTCACGGACGCCGTCCCGACGTGCATCGCGAAGGCTCCTGACGGGTCCTTCTACGTCGGGGAGCTCCTCGGCGGGGACTACGCGCCAGGACACGCACGGGTGTGGCGCATCGCCAACGGCGTGGCGTCCGTCAAGTGGAGCGGCTTCACCGGGATCCAGGGCTGCGGCTTTGACGACTCGGGCAACTTCTACGCCACCGAGTTCCAGGCCAACGGCATGTTCGGTCCAGACCCCTCCGGTGCGCTCATCAAGGTTGCGCCGAATGGCACCCGCACTACCCTCGGGGCTGGCCAGCTGTCGTTCCCCTCGGGGTTCGCCTACGACGACGGCGCGGTCTACGTCTCCAACTGGAGCATCATGCCCGCGTCCAACGGCGGTGGTCCGACGGGCGAGGTCGTGAGAATCTCCGTCGACGACTGA